In one window of Fulvia fulva chromosome 5, complete sequence DNA:
- a CDS encoding Exosome complex component rrp45, with protein MPREADPSNNEREFLLAALRENVRLDGRAFDQFRDVQLAFGEEYGVADVRVGKTRVMVNISAEVVTPYPDRKFDGVFIISTELSPIASPAFEVGRQDQTEVLLSRILEKTIRRSGALDTESLCIIAGSKCWHIRADIHVLDHDGNIVDVCCIALIAALMHFRRPDHEIHGEEVTVYGLREREPVKLQMQHQPFCITTSYYEGGEVMIHDATLLEEQCREGEIIISVNRFGEVCQIAKLGGTPVDGLSILTCTNMAVEKAKMLDKLVKAQLEEDEKERDKGGLMAELSAENDRPQQQPIG; from the exons ATGCCACGCGAAGCAGATCCATCCAACAACGAGCGCGAGTTCCTGCTCGCGGCGCTGCGCGAGAATGTGCGACTGGATGGACGTGCTTTCGACCAGTTCCGCGACGTGCAGCTGGCGTTTGGCGAGGAATACGGCGTCGCAGATGTGCGGGTGGGCAAGACGAGAGTAATGGTCAACATCTCCGCCGAGGTTGTGACCCCCTACCCAGACCGGAAGTTCGACGGCGTCTTCATCATCTCCACCGAACTCAGTCCCATCGCCAGTCCAGCATTCGAAGTAGGCCG ACAAGACCAGACTGAGGTCCTGCTCTCGCGTATCCTGGAGAAGACGATCCGACGATCTGGTGCCCTCGACACGGAGAGCTTGTGCATCATCGCAGGCTCCAAGTGCTGGCACATCCGCGCCGACATCCACGTCCTCGACCACGATGGAAACATCGTAGACGTCTGCTGCATCGCGCTGATAGCCGCATTGATGCACTTCCGCAGACCGGACCACGAGATCCATGGCGAAGAAGTCACAGTCTACGGACTACGAGAACGAGAACCAGTCAAGCTCCAGATGCAGCATCAGCCCTTCTGCATCACAACATCGTACTACGAAGGTGGCGAGGTCATGATACATGATGCCACCTTACTGGAAGAGCAGTGCAGAGAAGGCGAAATCATCATCAGCGTCAACCGCTTCGGCGAGGTCTGCCAGATTGCAAAGTTAGGCGGCACACCTGTGGATGGTCTGAGCATTTTGACTTGCACGAATATGGCAGTGGAGAAGGCAAAGATGCTGGACAAGCTTGTCAAGGCGCAGCTAGAAGAGGATGAGAAGGAGAGGGACAAGGGTGGACTGATGGCAGAGTTGAGCGCGGAGAATGATAGGCCGCAGCAGCAACCTATTGGATGA